In Agrobacterium sp. RAC06, a single window of DNA contains:
- the rimP gene encoding ribosome maturation factor RimP, producing the protein MPKPELGEARIIIETGLDRRIAEIIEPVLVAMDFKLVRVRMMNQNGMTLQIMAERTDGTMTVEDCEAVSMAVSPVLDVEDPVDKAYHLEVSSPGIDRPMVRKSDFSRWQGHIVKCETSILVDNRKRFRGKITDVNQDGFTLERDQVAYGEEPKVVIPFNTLAEAKLILTDDLIRDALRADKLAKAQAANQNDEDDSEE; encoded by the coding sequence ATGCCGAAGCCGGAACTCGGCGAAGCACGGATCATCATCGAGACGGGCCTTGACCGTCGTATCGCAGAGATTATCGAGCCCGTGCTCGTCGCGATGGATTTCAAGCTGGTTCGCGTGCGTATGATGAACCAGAACGGAATGACACTGCAGATCATGGCAGAACGCACCGACGGCACGATGACCGTCGAAGATTGCGAAGCCGTATCGATGGCAGTTTCCCCGGTTCTCGACGTCGAGGATCCGGTCGACAAGGCGTATCATCTGGAAGTGTCGTCGCCGGGCATCGACCGCCCGATGGTTCGCAAGTCGGATTTCAGCCGCTGGCAGGGCCATATCGTGAAGTGCGAGACGTCGATCCTGGTCGACAACCGCAAGCGCTTCCGCGGCAAGATTACCGACGTGAACCAGGACGGCTTTACCCTGGAACGCGATCAGGTGGCCTATGGCGAAGAGCCGAAGGTGGTTATCCCCTTCAATACCCTCGCTGAAGCCAAACTCATTCTGACGGACGATCTGATCCGTGACGCGCTCCGAGCCGATAAGCTCGCCAAGGCGCAGGCCGCGAACCAGAACGACGAAGACGACAGCGAAGAATAA